The sequence ATCAACCAACAATTACGGGCCTGTATATCATGGTTGTTTTTTGGGGATGGATTGCGGGCTATTCGGCTTCTCATTGCCGAATGGTACTTCAATCGCTGGCAAAGCCAGAGCTGAAGGGGCGTCTGATGTCGATATATCAATTAATGTTATTTGGTATGGCTCCTTTAGGGGCTTTGGTAGCGGGGTATTTTTCCGCTTTTTATTCTTTTAGCGAGATATTTTCTGTTCTTAGCGGCGCAAGTATTGCGTTGTTTGTTCTCTTCCTTTTTACACGAGATTTGTGGGCTGTTCAGCAACAATAACACGCCATTTTTTGATCGAAATCCATTGGCTTTATCCCGTTATCTTTATAGTAACTCTCAAGACAGAAATCACTGTTAGCAAAGCAGGCCTTCTGTGATCCAGAAGGTAATGTAATTAACTTGTTGGAAAGAGAGAGTGCGTATTATGAGTATGGTAAGTGAGCTGGTAGGGCATGAAGTCGTAACAATTAAAACTACCGACCTAACGGCTAACCCAGCACCACTTGGGCTGATGGGATTTGGTATGACGACGGTGCTATTGAATTTACACAATGCCGGACTGTTTTCGTTGGGGTCGATGATTCTAGCCATGGGGATATTCTACGGTGGTATTGCACAAGTGATAGCGGGAATATTGGAATGGAAAAAAGGAAATACGTTTGGTACTACCGCCTTTATATCGTACGGTTTTTTCTGGATGACGTTAGTGGGGTTGCTTGTGCTTCCCAAGATGGGGCTCGTAGAGGCTCCTGAAAATTCAGCAATGGTAGCATGGCTTACTATTTGGGGTATTTTTACGGCCATTCTTTTTGTCGGCACACTAAAGTTAAATCGTTCTCTTCAGTTTATTTTTGCATCACTTGTCGTATTGTTTTTCTTATTGGCGATTGGAGACGCAATGGATAGTGCGCTGATTAAGACAATTGCTGGTTATGAGGGGATTATTTGCGGAGCTTCGGCTATCTATGCCGCGGCGGCTCAAATTATAAATGAAACGCATGGTCGCGATGTGTTGCCTCTTTAAGTTGAGAAGGTAAGCGCTTAACTGTAGTGCTATAAAAAACGGCTTTAGCGTTAGTGCTAAAGCCGTTTTTTAATGCCGTGTGATAGTGTTTATATGTTAGTCGTTGCTGCGTGAAACCAAGCTGATATGTGCGTTTATAGCTTCCTAATAGAACGTTCGAAAAGCAATGATCCCGGCCGTTATAGCCACGTTCAGCGACTCTACTTTATTTCGCATCGGTATTTTAATCGTTTGATTACATATTTTTTCACACGCATTCGACAACCCTTCTGTTTCATTGCCTAGTATAAAAACCTGTCGACCTCTGTTGGGGTAGTCAGAAAGCGATGTCTTTGCATTACAGTCCAGGCCAACAATATTTGCACCGGCGTTTTTGAAGTCCAAAAGGCAGTCTGTTAGAGAATCACAGCGAAGAATATTGGCTCTAAATAAGGTGCCGGCACTGGCTTTAATTACGAGGGAATCTAACTTGGCGCAGCCGTTACGAGGGAGTATTAAACCTGCTAGGGGCGAAGCGCAGACAGAGCGGATAATCATGCCAACATTTTGGGGGTTAGTGACTTTATCGAGAGCAATGAATTGTGCGTTTTCGGGAATTCCCTCTGCGAGATAATCGGTATGTTCTTTAAAACCTTTTAGCACTAAGTCAAGGGCAACGCCTTGGTCTTGCTTACTATTTTTAGAGATACGAGAAAGCGCTTTTTTATCGTGATATAAAATTTCTGCTCCGCGCTTACTGGCCTGAGAGGTAATGTCATCCAATATTTTTGCAGATTTATTCGAATCGGCTAAATGTAGACGAAAAATATCTACATTTTTGTCAGTAATGGCTTCTAGGCAGGGTTTGCGACCGTATATTGTGAGTAATTGATTAAAAAATTGTTTTCGTTTCGTATATTCGGGTGAGTCGGTAGGCATGATGTAGGTGCTAGCTAGATAAGAAAACAGCCTCTAGAGAGGCTGTTTTAGAAAGAGTGGGTTGGTGAAACCGGATTAATGGTGAATATAACAGTCTTCGTTGGTTTCGACCAGAGCCGTAAGAATGTGCTTGCGCGATAAGAGGCCTACTAACTTACCCTCATTTACGACCGGGTAGTTTTTTGGTGGAGCTTTAGACATTGCCTCTGCAATTTCTAATATACTTGCGTTGGGCGATACCGTTCGTACATTGCGACTCATTACGGCGGTTACCGCAGGAGACTCTTCACAGTAAAACACGTCGTTTAGCATTTCCTTTATGCAATCTTGTTCGGAAATAAAGCCAATTAGAGTCTTTTCGTCATTAATTACGGGAGCGCCGGGAATACGTTCGCGCATAAATAAGCTTACGGCCTCTCGTACGGTGGCTTTATCACTGATGGCGTGTGGGTTGGTGTCCATATAGTCTTCAACCAGAATCGAGTGCATACAAGGTGGCTCCAGAGAGTATTCTATCTTTGATAGTCTAGCGGAAGAATCTTGAGTTTACCTTCCTTGGCATCCAAAAAAACACGTATATAATCGACTTTATTCACATAATTTGCGGTAACGTTGAACCGTATTCTCAAAACCCATAAGAAGCGCATCAACGGTAAGGGCGTGCCCGATGGAGACTTCGCAAAGGTGGGGTAGGGTACGATATAACGTCATATTCTCTAAATTAAGGTCGTGACCGGCATTCAATCCCAGCCCGAGCTTTGCGGCGGTTTCAGCGGCTCTACTGTGTTCAGTGAAGAGTCTTTGCTCATTGTTGCTGCCATAGGCTGAGGCAAAAGGGCCGGTATAAAGCTCGATTCTATCGGCACCAATGGCTTTTGCTCGTTCAATCTGTTCAATATCGGGATCCATAAACAAGCTGACACGAATTCCTGCGTCCTTAAGTTGTTGTATTAACGGCGCTAGCCGGTCGCCATCTTGCGCCAAATTAAAGCCGTGATCCGATGTTTTTTGGCTATCGCTATCGGGAACAAGCGTACATTGATTGGGGCGTATTTCGAGGCAGAGCGGGATTAAACCTGGATAACCTGCTCGTGGTGGCGCGAATGGGTTGCCCTCAATGTTAAATTCGATAGGGTTTTCGGGGGTATAGAGCGTTTTTTACCAGTTGCGCTAACGTGCGAGTATCGGTTGGGGTAATGTGGCGTTGATCTGGCCGAGGATGTACGGTCAAGCCATTTGCGCCTGCCTTTAGGCTAAGGCGGCCAAATTCCTCAACAGAAGGGAAATTACCCTCGCGAGAGTTGCGTATCAGCGCAATTTTATTGAGATTTACACTTAGCGCTATAGACATTAATTTGCCTCTAACTGCAGTGCTGCTGGAGCGTTGGGCTTTACTGCAGCGAGTCGTTTTGCTTCAAGAATACGCACAGGGTAATTGGGGGCCTCTGGATGCGCGCGATATAGGCCGCGAGGCTCTTTTTCTATTTTCTTTACAACGTCGAAACCTTCTATAACTTTTGCAAATACGGCATAGCCTGGGATGTCTCCACGAGCATCAAGATGGGTATTGTGTTTAATGTTAATAAAAAATTGCGAGGTGGCGCTATCAGGGTCTCCGGTGCGTGCCATTGAGAGCGTTGCCTGTAGGTTCAGCAATTGATTTGCTGATTCATTAACGATCGGCGCACGAGTAGCTTTGCGCTTGAAGTCGAAAGTGTGGCCACCACCTTGTACTACAAAGTCGTCAATCACTCGATGAAAAATAGTGCCGTCGTAGAAGCCCGCGTCAACGTATTCTAGAAAGTTGGCGACCGTGATGGGGGCTTTTTGAGGGTATAACTCTATCACCATACGGCCCAGATCAGTTTCGAAATAGATCTTTGGGTTTTCTTCTGAATGAGCACAAAAAGAGTAAAAGGTAGTGAGTAGAGATAACAGAATAAGGGCTTTTCTCATTGTTTTAGGCTCCTAATTAACGCCATTCAGTTTGACGTTTGTTGGGTTTAATGGCGGGTAATACATAGGCAAGAAAAACACCGAAAAGTAATATGCCTACGCCATAGATCATAAATGTTGCGCGGGCATCGTTAGTCAGCTTTTCGTTTTCTGCTTTTAGTACATCGAAATCCGTCTGAATTATTTGGTGTTTTTGAAGCAGCTGGGTATAGCGTTGCTCTAAGCTTATAGCGCCGGCTGACAGCGTTTTGATTTTTTCCAACTCGCTCGCCATTGTTAGTTCGCCGCGTGTGGCATTCGTCGCTTTGGTGGTGAGCTGGGCGTTAGTCTGCTGTAGTTGTTTGTTTTCGGACGAGAGGTCTTGGAGTGTTTTTTTTGCGTTGGCAAGTTCATTGAGCGTTTGATCGAGTTTTAAACTAGAGGGTATATTCGTCATGATATATTGCGTTCGAATCCACCCTTCTATACCTTTATCCGTTCTTACTTTTGCCCACTGATCGGTTTCACCTTGTTCGAGAAATGTTAGAGCGGTACCACTTTTTAAGCCTGCATTTACAATTCTAAATTGATTTCCTTGCCCACTTCTTAAAGGCACGAAAAGAACGTCTGATACATAGCGTACATCTGATTGAGAAAGGGCTTGGCTGGGTATCATCATTAACGAAAAGGCTGAAAGTAGTGCAACGATACAGGTATAAAGCACGTAGTTTTTAGTCTTCATAGTGGGGCTCAGTTAACAAAATATTCTAGGTATTGTCCGCAATTACGGCAGCACTTTCTTGAACGGCTTCACAATTACATTTGCGTACACGCCAGCACTGACGTAGGGATCTTCGTCTGCCCAATCTTTTGCGTGTTGCAGGGAGTCAAACTCGGCAACGACTAGGCTGCCGCTAAATCCAGCTTCACCTGGGTCGGTTGAATCAATTGAGGGGTGCGGGCCGGCGAGAATGAGGCGAGCTTCGTCACGTAGCTGTTTAAGGCGTGCAAGGTGAGCAGGGCGAACGCTTAATCGTTTGCTAAGTGAGTTTTCAGTGTCTTCACTGATAATGGCGTAAAGCATACAAATATTAGTCCTGTGTAGTGGGGGCGGTTAGCGCTTTTTGTGTTCTTCTGGGTCAACAAAAACTTCTTCTAAACTTAACCCTGTAAGCTTTGTGATTTGTCTGAACAGGTAAAAAAGCGCAAAAATTAACACGGCCATAGCGGGTAATGTAATGACGGGTAAGCTTAACGCGGTCATTTTACCTAATTCGGCATTAAATTCCTCTGTGCCGGGAGCGCTAACTAACACCCATTTGGCAAGGGCGTAATTTAAAACAGATGAAAGAGCGAAGGAAGAGGCAATCATATAAGACGCATTGATTAAGCAGCGTTCAAATTGAGGTTCGTTCGCGCTTTTGGCCAGCGCGTCATGCACCTTTTTGGTTTGCATAACATTATCGTTGAACAAAAAAGTCTTCACTAATGGGTAGCGTGTTTTTAATGAGATAAGTGTGGCAAGGCCAAATAGGGCTGGGATAGTTGCTTCTTTAATCGCAATGTATTTTGGGTCCAGCTCGAGCAACGTTATGCCGCCGGTCAGAAGAATACTGAGCACGCCCAACGCCGAAAAGAAGTTGATTTTCTTCGCGCGAAAATAATCCATCACACCGTATCCAATAGGGAATGCCAGCGCGACAATGACGCCCAGCTGGGGCCCTAAATCGTCTGGCCCACTGAACTTCATTAAAATGACGGTGGGAATAACAATGTTAAGTGCGATGTTTAAGAAGGCATTTTCTTTTTTGGGCGCACTTGAGGCGGGTATTTCTGAGCTGTTGTTGGTCATAAAATTCGTCTAATTGGTGTTGCGGGTAGCGAAGTAAAGCGTGTTGGCTACTTGGCCTCTTTGTTTTGGTCGGCAATCCTATCAGGAACTGTGGGAGTTTTCCTAAGCCACATCGTTTAAACTCTACATCCAATAACGGTTAGGGTCGCAAAGCTACACTTTAGTGTTGGTGACTGCCGGAAAAACGACCAAATATAAGCAGTGCGAGCCTAATGATGCCAGTATACGATTTTCATTGTCATAGCGACCAGTCTGATGGGGCTCTATCGCCAGAGGCGTTGGTGTCCAGAGCAAAAGAGTTTGGCGTTACGCACCTCGCTTTGACTGACCACGATTCTATCGCAGGGTTAGCGCGCGCGCAGGCGCAAGCCATTATTGAGCGCGTACACATGATTTCAGGTATCGAGTTCTCGAGTCAATGGGCGGGTTGTGGTGTGCATGTAGTGGGTTTAAACATTGATACGACAAGTAAGCCTCTACTTGACGCTATTGCTCAGCAAGCGCGTGTTCGGGTGGATCGTGCCGCACTTATCGCCGAAAAATTACATAAAGCGGGCATAGAGGGTGCGCTCGAAGGCGCTGAAGCTTACGCTAAAGGTGGAGCGATAGGCCGACCACATTTCGCGCAATATATGGTGGAGGTGGGCGCGGTCGCTAACATGGCGCAGGCCTTTAAACGCCATCTCGGTGCGGGGAAGATCGGTGATGTGAAAAGTGGCTGGCCTGAGACAGAAGAGGTTGTCGAGTGGATAGTAGAGGCCGGTGGTATTGCGGTTTTGGCGCACCCAGCAAAATACAAAATGACTCGATCCAAACTCTGTAGGCTGACAGAATCATTCGCGGAGGCTGGCGGCGGAGCAATTGAGGTTCTTAGTGGTAAACAACCTGTGGGTTTGGCTGAAAAC is a genomic window of Teredinibacter purpureus containing:
- a CDS encoding YciI family protein, whose amino-acid sequence is MLYAIISEDTENSLSKRLSVRPAHLARLKQLRDEARLILAGPHPSIDSTDPGEAGFSGSLVVAEFDSLQHAKDWADEDPYVSAGVYANVIVKPFKKVLP
- a CDS encoding acetate uptake transporter, which produces MSMVSELVGHEVVTIKTTDLTANPAPLGLMGFGMTTVLLNLHNAGLFSLGSMILAMGIFYGGIAQVIAGILEWKKGNTFGTTAFISYGFFWMTLVGLLVLPKMGLVEAPENSAMVAWLTIWGIFTAILFVGTLKLNRSLQFIFASLVVLFFLLAIGDAMDSALIKTIAGYEGIICGASAIYAAAAQIINETHGRDVLPL
- a CDS encoding PHP domain-containing protein, which translates into the protein MMPVYDFHCHSDQSDGALSPEALVSRAKEFGVTHLALTDHDSIAGLARAQAQAIIERVHMISGIEFSSQWAGCGVHVVGLNIDTTSKPLLDAIAQQARVRVDRAALIAEKLHKAGIEGALEGAEAYAKGGAIGRPHFAQYMVEVGAVANMAQAFKRHLGAGKIGDVKSGWPETEEVVEWIVEAGGIAVLAHPAKYKMTRSKLCRLTESFAEAGGGAIEVLSGKQPVGLAENLAKIANQFNLAGSCGSDFHTPGQPWQELGCASTLPSTVQPVWKLIPHLSSL
- a CDS encoding VC0807 family protein, which encodes MTNNSSEIPASSAPKKENAFLNIALNIVIPTVILMKFSGPDDLGPQLGVIVALAFPIGYGVMDYFRAKKINFFSALGVLSILLTGGITLLELDPKYIAIKEATIPALFGLATLISLKTRYPLVKTFLFNDNVMQTKKVHDALAKSANEPQFERCLINASYMIASSFALSSVLNYALAKWVLVSAPGTEEFNAELGKMTALSLPVITLPAMAVLIFALFYLFRQITKLTGLSLEEVFVDPEEHKKR
- a CDS encoding peptidylprolyl isomerase, translated to MRKALILLSLLTTFYSFCAHSEENPKIYFETDLGRMVIELYPQKAPITVANFLEYVDAGFYDGTIFHRVIDDFVVQGGGHTFDFKRKATRAPIVNESANQLLNLQATLSMARTGDPDSATSQFFINIKHNTHLDARGDIPGYAVFAKVIEGFDVVKKIEKEPRGLYRAHPEAPNYPVRILEAKRLAAVKPNAPAALQLEAN
- a CDS encoding TIGR04211 family SH3 domain-containing protein, coding for MKTKNYVLYTCIVALLSAFSLMMIPSQALSQSDVRYVSDVLFVPLRSGQGNQFRIVNAGLKSGTALTFLEQGETDQWAKVRTDKGIEGWIRTQYIMTNIPSSLKLDQTLNELANAKKTLQDLSSENKQLQQTNAQLTTKATNATRGELTMASELEKIKTLSAGAISLEQRYTQLLQKHQIIQTDFDVLKAENEKLTNDARATFMIYGVGILLFGVFLAYVLPAIKPNKRQTEWR
- a CDS encoding TrmH family RNA methyltransferase produces the protein MPTDSPEYTKRKQFFNQLLTIYGRKPCLEAITDKNVDIFRLHLADSNKSAKILDDITSQASKRGAEILYHDKKALSRISKNSKQDQGVALDLVLKGFKEHTDYLAEGIPENAQFIALDKVTNPQNVGMIIRSVCASPLAGLILPRNGCAKLDSLVIKASAGTLFRANILRCDSLTDCLLDFKNAGANIVGLDCNAKTSLSDYPNRGRQVFILGNETEGLSNACEKICNQTIKIPMRNKVESLNVAITAGIIAFRTFY
- a CDS encoding CBS domain-containing protein; translation: MHSILVEDYMDTNPHAISDKATVREAVSLFMRERIPGAPVINDEKTLIGFISEQDCIKEMLNDVFYCEESPAVTAVMSRNVRTVSPNASILEIAEAMSKAPPKNYPVVNEGKLVGLLSRKHILTALVETNEDCYIHH